From one Lolium rigidum isolate FL_2022 chromosome 4, APGP_CSIRO_Lrig_0.1, whole genome shotgun sequence genomic stretch:
- the LOC124708100 gene encoding double-stranded RNA-binding protein 2-like: MYKNQLQELAQRSCFNLPSYACIREGPDHAPRFKATVHFNGEAFESPTFCSTLRLAEHAAAEVALNELSKRGPSSSLAAKVLDETGIYKNLLQETAHRAGLKLPMYTTIRSGPGHTPMFTCTVELAGRIFTGNPGKTKKQAQKNAAMAAWSELKELPRVGEVASSSSPSDHDNEEQEQVTVARTLESLNQKNEGKAPHQKEKQQRNNRPQPRRSYPKPSASFYGSRLQNQTYPNVAQEQAMYHMWHQVQPTQQKPHFRMVPTMGNTRFPPPPTILSMYPPPRGQYAVPASQDALALIPCFPEAAPTLPRYFSPYPASYVPTSPLPAAVNMMHGRRQGCAETVELPDAPVFARYTAPDYSSALENVCPSEVQQWPKNGKEAYTESSAATEEKNKAPQTSSSSTAHHPSQKLEPNEDRESKKPAEQPLLGPYVVQRPVQRQSYPSPVQHSEPIHRNNLPFRTATSPGPWSSDMQTPPRFGTATLANSASFLYQQRPPWLAAPVTVRTSIPVCSARPNAAVNSSPGAATRVRPTVQMLSKNNSEAQRNTRDMSDASTASSELSKLHI; encoded by the exons ATGTATAAGAACCAGCTCCAGGAGCTTGCACAGAGGAGCTGCTTCAACTTGCCATCCTATGCATGCATACGCGAGGGGCCGGATCATGCACCCCGGTTTAAGGCCACAGTTCATTTCAATGGGGAAGCATTTGAGAGCCCGACATTCTGTTCCACCTTGCGGCTGGCGGAGCATGCGGCAGCTGAGGTAGCACTCAATGAGTTGTCCAAGAGGGGGCCTTCATCATCACTTGCTGCTAAAGTTCTG GATGAAACTGGGATCTACAAGAACCTGCTGCAAGAAACTGCTCATCGGGCCGGTTTAAAACTGCCTATGTACACTACTATTAGATCCGGACCAGGGCATACACCAATGTTCACTTGTACAGTGGAGTTAGCGGGAAGGATCTTCACGGGCAATCCTGGCAAGACTAAGAAACAAGCTCAAAAAAATGCTGCTATGGCTGCCTGGTCTGAATTAAAGGAAT TGCCTCGAGTAGGTGAGGTAGCATCTTCATCTTCTCCATCCGATCATGACAATGAGGAGCAGGAACAGGTCACAGTTGCCCGCACTCTTGAAAGCTTGAACCAGAAAAATGAAGGCAAGGCACCACATCAAAAGGAAAAGCAGCAACGCAATAACCGCCCGCAACCTCGGAGATCTTATCCTAAACCAAGTGCGTCATTTTACGGGTCACGCTTACAAAATCAGACATACCCAAATGTTGCACAAGAGCAAGCAATGTACCATATGTGGCACCAGGTGCAACCAACACAGCAGAAGCCCCATTTTCGGATGGTTCCAACTATGGGCAACACAAGGTTTCCACCGCCACCAACTATACTCTCCATGTACCCTCCACCTAGAGGACAGTACGCCGTGCCAGCCAGCCAAGATGCTTTGGCTCTAATTCCATGTTTTCCTGAAGCTGCTCCTACCCTTCCACGGTACTTCTCGCCTTACCCTGCCTCATACGTACCAACAAGTCCACTGCCAGCTGCAGTTAACATGATGCATGGGAGAAGGCAAGGGTGTGCTGAAACGGTTGAGCTTCCTGATGCACCAGTTTTCGCCAGATACACTGCTCCAGATTACTCTAGTGCTCTGGAAAATGTTTGTCCAAGTGAGGTTCAACAATGGCCTAAAAATGGGAAAGAGGCATATACCGAGAGCAGTGCTGCCACCGAGGAAAAGAATAAAGCTCCCCAGACTTCTTCAAGCTCCACAGCGCATCACCCATCACAAAAGTTGGAACCAAATGAAGATAGAGAGTCGAAAAAACCAGCAGAACAACCACTTCTTGGTCCATATGTTGTACAAAGACCTGTCCAGCGACAGAGTTATCCTAGTCCCGTGCAGCACAGCGAGCCTATCCACAGAAATAATCTTCCGTTCAGGACGGCAACATCACCTGGCCCATGGTCTTCGGACATGCAAACTCCACCAAGATTTGGTACTGCGACTCTTGCAAATTCAGCCAGTTTCTTATACCAGCAGCGGCCTCCATGGCTGGCGGCCCCAGTTACAGTTCGAACTTCTATCCCTGTGTGTTCAGCTAGACCAAACGCAGCGGTGAACTCTAGCCCGGGAGCAGCAACTCGAGTCCGACCTACTGTCCAGATGCTCTCTAAAAATAACTCTGAGGCCCAGAGGAACACGAGAGACATGAGTGATGCTTCGACAGCAAGTTCAGAACTTAGTAAGCTCCATATCTGA
- the LOC124708099 gene encoding probable chromatin-remodeling complex ATPase chain: protein MGKPAEYEDDDDEVSTSVGDEQPEEQESDGSEEEEEEEPEGEQAAGDGEDEEEEEEVDEEEIVAATTGAGAADDDDAGDGAGEAESTEDDEAAAPEEGGDEDADESEDAAGNAEVGKRERAKLRQMQKLKRQKIQEILDSQNATIDADMNKKGKGRLKYLLQQTEIFAHFAKGSQSAEKKSRGRGRHESKVTEEEEDEEYLKEEDALASAGGTRLLIQPSCINGKMRDYQLAGLNWLIRLYENGINGILADEMGLGKTLQTISLLGYLHEFRGITGPHMVVAPKSTLGNWMKEIARFCPVLRAVKFLGNPEERNHIRENLLAPGKFDVCVTSFEMAIKEKTALRRFSWRYIIIDEAHRIKNENSLLSKTMRLFSTNYRLLITGTPLQNNLHELWSLLNFLLPEIFSSAETFDEWFQISGENDQHEVVQQLHKVLRPFLLRRLKSDVEKGLPPKKETILKVGMSEMQKQYYRALLQKDLEVINAGGERKRLLNIAMQLRKCCNHPYLFQGAEPGPPYTTGDHLIENAGKMVLLDKLLPKLKARDSRVLIFSQMTRLLDILEDYLMYRGYQYCRIDGNTGGDDRDASIEAFNKPGSEKFIFLLSTRAGGLGINLATADIVVLYDSDWNPQVDLQAQDRAHRIGQKKEVQVFRFCTEYTIEEKVIERAYKKLALDALVIQQGRLAEQKAVNKDELLQMVRFGAEMVFSSKDSTITDEDIDRIIARGEEATAQLDAKMKKFTEDAIKFKMDDTAELYDFDDDKEEDKPDFKKLVSDNWIEPPRRERKRNYSESEYFKQALRQGAPAKPREPRIPRMPNLHDFQFFNTQRLNELYEKEVKYLVQTNQKKDTIGDGDGDDEDQLEPLTEEEQEEKEQLLEEGFSTWTRRDFNTFIRACEKYGRDDIKSIFSEMEGKTEEEVQRYAEVFKERYTELNDYDRIIKNIEKGESKISRKDEIMKAIAKKMDRYKNPWLELKIQYGQNKGKLYNEECDRFLLCMVHKLGYGNWEELKSAFRMSPLFRFDWFVKSRTTQELSRRCDTLIRLVEKENQECDERDRQARKDKKNMTSSKRPAASSPAFESPIQSSSKRGRRDGSAASGRRRRR from the exons ATGGGGAAGCCGGCGGagtacgaggacgacgacgacgaggtgtCCACCTCCGtcggcgacgagcagccggaggaGCAGGAGTCGGACggatccgaggaggaggaggaggaggagccggagggGGAGCAGGCGGCGGGggacggcgaggacgaggaggaggaggaagaggtggacGAGGAGGAGATCGTGGCtgccaccaccggcgccggcgccgccgacgacgacgacgccggcgacggcgcgggcgagGCCGAGtctaccgaggacgacgaggccgccgccccggagGAGGGCGGCGACGAAGACGCCGACGAG TCTGAAGACGCCGCCGGAAACGCAGAGGTTGGCAAGCGGGAGCGCGCCAAGCTCAGGCAGATGCAGAAGCTCAAGAGGCAGAAGATCCAGGAGATACTGGATAGCCAAAACGCCACCATCGATGCTGACATG AACAAGAAGGGGAAGGGGCGTCTCAAATACCTCCTGCAGCAGACTGAAATATTTGCTCATTTTGCCAAAGGGAGCCAATCAGCGGAGAAAAAGTCTCGCGGAAG GGGTCGTCATGAATCAAAGGtgacagaggaggaggaagatgaagaatacCTCAAGGAGGAAGATGCCCTTGCTAGTGCAGGAGGAACACGCTTGCTTATACAACCATCAT GCATAAATGGGAAGATGAGAGATTACCAACTAGCTGGACTTAACTGGCTCATACGTTTGTATGAGAATGGCATCAATGGGATATTGGCTGATGAAATG GGTCTTGGGAAAACTCTCCAAACTATCTCACTGCTTGGATATCTGCATGAGTTCAGAGGAATAACTGGTCCTCACATGGTTGTTGCACCAAAGTCTACTCTTGGCAACTGGATGAAGGAAATCGCACGTTTTTGCCCTGTTCTGCGTGCTGTCAAGTTCTTAGGAAACCCAGAAGAAAGG AATCATATACGGGAAAATTTGTTAGCTCCAGGGAAGTTTGATGTCTGTGTTACTAGTTTTGAAATGGCAATTAAAGAAAAAACTGCATTGAGGCGTTTTAGCTGGCGCTATATTATTATTGATGAAGCTCATCGAATAAAAAATGAGAACTCCCTTCTTTCTAAGACAATGAGGCTTTTCAGCACCAATTACCGCCTGCTCATTACGGGAACTCCACTGCAG AATAATCTTCATGAGCTTTGGTCTCTTCTCAACTTCTTGTTACCAGAAATATTTAGCTCCGCGGAGACTTTTGATGAATGGTTCCAGATCTCAGGGGAAAATGATCAGCATGAGGTTGTTCAGCAGcttcataag GTTTTGCGTCCCTTTCTCCTTCGAAGGCTTAAATCTGATGTTGAGAAAGGTTTACCTCCAAAGAAGGAGACTATACTTAAAGTTGGAATGTCTGAGATGCAAAAACAGTATTATCGTGCTTTACTTCAAAAGGATCTGGAGGTTATTAATGCTGGTGGTGAGCGCAAGCGCCTTCTTAACATAGCCATGCAACTGCGCAAGTGCTGCAATCATCCATATTTATTCCAAGGCGCTGAGCCTGGCCCACCTTACACAACTGGGGACCATCTAATTGAGAATGCAG GAAAAATGGTTCTGTTAGATAAATTGCTTCCCAAGCTAAAGGCCCGTGACTCTAGAGTACTAATATTCTCCCAG ATGACCCGTCTTTTGGACATCTTGGAAGATTATCTCATGTACAGAGGGTATCAGTATTGCCGGATTGATGGTAATACTGGTGGCGATGATCGTGACGCTTCCATTGAAGCTTTCAACAAGCCAGGGAGTGAAAAgttcatcttcttgctttcaaCTAGGGCAGGTGGTCTTGGGATCAATCTTGCAACAGCTGACATTGTGGTTCTTTATGATAGTGACTG GAATCCTCAAGTGGATTTGCAAGCTCAAGACCGTGCACATAGAATTGGTCAAAAGAAAGAAGTTCAAGTCTTCCGTTTCTGCACTGAG TATACCATTGAGGAAAAAGTAATTGAGAGAGCATATAAGAAGCTTGCCTTGGATGCTTTGGTCATACAGCAAGGCCGATTGGCAGAACAGAAAG CTGTCAATAAGGATGAGTTGTTGCAAATGGTGAGATTTGGTGCTGAAATGGTATTCAGTTCCAAGGATAGTACAATAACAGATGAAGATATTGACCGCATTATCGCTAGAGGAGAAGAAGCGACAGCACAGCTTGATGCAAAAATGAAGAAATTCACAGAAGATGCCATTAAATTTAAAATGGACGACA CTGCGGAACTTTATGATTTTGATGATGACAAG GAGGAGGACAAGCCTGATTTTAAAAAGCTAGTTAGCGATAACTGGATAGAACCTCCTAGAAGAGAAAGAAAGCGAAA CTACTCGGAGTCTGAATATTTCAAGCAAGCACTTCGCCAAGGTGCACCAGCAAAACCTAGGGAACCAAGAATTCCCCGAATGCCAAACTT GCATGATTTCCAGTTCTTCAACACTCAGAGGCTCAATGAATTATATGAAAAGGAAGTCAAATACCTAGTG CAAACGAATCAGAAAAAGGATACAATTGGTGATGGTGATGGGGATGATGAAG ATCAACTGGAACCACTGACCGAGGAGGAGCAAGAGGAGAAGGAGCAGCTGCTGGAAGAG GGCTTTTCAACATGGACAAGGAGGGACTTCAACACATTCATTCGAGCTTGTGAGAAATATGGTCGTGATGACATAAAGAGTATATTCTCTGAAATGGAAGGGAAAACAGAGGAGGAAGTTCAGCGGTATGCTGAAGTTTTCAAAGAAAGATACACAGAATTGAATG ATTATGACCGAATTATTAAGAACATTGAGAAAGGAGAATCAAAGATCTCTCGAAAGGATGAGATTATGAAAGCCATTGCGAAAAAGATGGACCGCTATAAGAACCCATGGTTGGAGTTGAAAATTCAGTATGGCCAGAACAAAGGGAAGTTGTACAATGAAGAATGTGACAGATTCCTG TTATGCATGGTGCACAAACTTGGCTATGGAAACTGGGAAGAACTGAAGTCGGCCTTCCGCATGTCTCCCTTGTTCCGTTTCGATTGGTTTGTGAAGTCCAGAACCACCCAAGAGTTGTCTAGAAGATGTGACACTCTCATTCGTCTGGTGGAGAAGGAGAACCAAGAGTGTGATGAGCGTGATAGACAGGCCAGGAAAGATAAGAAG AACATGACATCCTCAAAGCGTCCTGCGGCAAGTAGTCCAGCATTTGAGTCTCCCATCCAGAGCTCTTCCAAGAGAGGGCGCCGGGATGGCAGTGCAGCCTCG GGAAGGAGAAGGCGACGGTGA